Genomic window (Lolium rigidum isolate FL_2022 unplaced genomic scaffold, APGP_CSIRO_Lrig_0.1 contig_25485_1, whole genome shotgun sequence):
gtcaatctcaccggcttgctgtaacaaaggattaaccgtattgtgtggaagatgattgtttgcagagaaaacagtaaaaacaagtattgcaggtagattgtatttcgagtaaagagaattggaccggggtccacggttcactagaggtgtctctcccataagacgaacagcatgttgggtgaacaaattacagttgggcaattgacaaataaagagagcatgaccatgcacatacatatcatgatgagtatagtgagatttaattgggcattacgacaaagtacatagaccgccatccaatcgcatctatgcctaaaaagtccaccttcgaggttatcatccgaacccctccagtattaagttgcaaagcaacagacaattgcattaagtatggtgcgtaatgtaatcaacaactacatccttagacatagcatcaatgttttatccctagtggcaacaacgacaacacaaccttagaactttccgtcatctgtcccggtgtcaatgcaggcatgaacccactatcgagcataagtactccctcttggagttaaaagcatctacttggccagcgcatctactaataacggagagcatgcaagatcataaacaacacataagcataactttgataatcaacataacaagtattctctattcatcggatcccaacaaacgcaacatatagaattacatatagatgatcttgatcatgataggcagctcacaagatccgacaatgatagcacaatggggagaagacaaccatctagctactgctatggacccatagtccaggggtagactactcactcatcactccggaggcgaccatggcggtgtagagtcctccgggagatgattcccctctccggcagggtgccggaggcgatctccgaggatcccccgagatgggatcggcggcgacggcgtctcggtaatgttttccgtatcgtggctctcggtgtgggggtttcgtcacggaggctttaagtaggcggaagggcaagtcgagaggcggcacggggggcccaaaccacaggccggcgcggccaggggtggggccgcgccgccctagggtttggccaccctgtggcccctcttcgtctcgtcttcggacttctggaagcttcgtgagaaaataggcctctgggctttttatttcgtccaattccgagaatatttctttactaggatttctgaaaccaaaaacagcgagaaacgacgaagcggcacttcggcatcttgttaataggttagttccagaaaatgcacgaatatgacataaagtgtgcataaaacatgtagataacatcaataatgtggcatggaacacaagaaattatcgatacgttggagacgtatcaattgccgcgagctgatgacacatttcaggtacataaacttcaactgggtcccgaggtcgtagaatacggaggcgaacgatctcgcacagatggcgtcaggctataaggagacagtggaaggagccgatgtccagatacatttcatggagccagatgattggagagccgatatcttcaattacttgaaagatccggctcggggggcacctaaacggataagatacaaggccatgaagtatgttcttatcggagatgacatgttctacaggactttggaagggttacttctcaaatgtttgggaacagccgaggcaaatcggctcttacacgaggtacatgaaggcgcctgtggaactcatcaatcggctcacaagatgaagtggttgattaggcgatcagggttttattggcccaccatgcttgaggactgtttcaattactataaagggtgtcaagcatgtcagaagttcgggagcattcagatggtacccgcatcagcaatgaaccctatcatcaagccttggccatttctaggatggggcatggacctgatcggcaaaatccatcctgcatcgagcaaaggccacgagtggatcttggccgtcacagattatttcactaaatgggtggaggctgtccctatgaagtctgtggcatcgaaggacgttatcagtttcgtgaaagagcatgttATCCACcgatttgggattccccagaccatcacgaccgacggaggttcggttttcgtttctcgcgagttcagagatttctgcgagagcatgggaattaagttgatccgatcatccccatactatgatcaagcaaatgggcaggctgaagcgtccaacaaaagccttatcaagctgattaagagaaaatcgacgagtaccctaggcgttggcacgaggttttgtcggaggctttatgggcttatcgcatgtcatgtcatggagcggtaaaaacctcgccgtaccatctggtctatggacaagaagccgtgttaccctgggagatcacggctgggtcgagacgtgtcacgtttcagaatgacttgacaactgaggagtttgcagccctgatgagtgatagcgttgatgatctgacggaacttagactttggtcacttgagaaagttaaggagaacaaggccaaggtggctcgtgcatataataataaggtgaagccaaaggagttccacgttggtgatctggtatgggaagctgtattgccgttggggactaaggacaaggcgtatggtaaatagtctccaaattggcacgggctgtacagggttgaccaagtcctaaagggcaacgcatacatgctcgagcagttggatggtgtgaaattcccagtgaccgtcaatggccagcatctcaagaagtatttcccaagtatgtgggatgatgggcagtgagatacgggggccgattttaaatcggccagtaaaattttttttgcagtggaatatgggggccgatgtatgaaatcggccgataaaaaaatctaaacaaaagcatagccgatgcactgaccatcgactttagagctgaaaagccgatgcggagccatcgactatagaggaacaactgttatttcaggccaccattcaattttacattcgattgtgggactggccttgttggcgttttgggcaaagaccgatgtattgccatcggcttctcgagcaatgatttattttgataatcggaagaattaagcatggaatccttcttcattgatttaaaaaggggattttttacaaggaggagccgattgctcagggacggaggaacaaaaggaggacagattgctactactagtcctatgctaagtggtccctactctaaggaccgtcgctgtcctcgtcgtcgccgttgtagccgccgccggtcgctgctcgctggcgagctcctcgtcgctactgccgtagccctcaatgggggcttcttcctcctcatcatcgtcgtcttcgtcgtcatccgaccaggcccagccgcggaagcgcttcgccggcggctcgtcggaggaggtgtcgtcctcctcttcctcctcgttggaggaggcgtcgtcctcctcatcctcctcttcttcctcctcttcgtcggagggggtgaagctaccccaggagaggaggtcatcctctctctccgccaccagttccccgtcgatgaggaaccggaggtcgtcctccccatcggtcaggggcaagtcgccatctgacccgacgagggcctcgggtgggccatccggcacgaagtcgaagtcccactccggctcatcccattggttgtgctccggcatcggctcgcttgaggaagaagattggaaggagagagccgatgcagcgagaggaggaggatgagtccatggtggaggagggcttttcggtggctagtaccgaggaaggggatgaagaagcaagttgctcgacgcggttaaataaaaggggatatagtggagatttaatgctgtggcggttttcgaggacatggtgccgaatctgtcaagtcgtgcagagaagctgagaagacaaggcatcatgatgaaagattttgcgacggttctgctctgccacgacgtgaccctacgaagcagaaaaaatagagtggttttgaaattatcattgccaaaaccaggggggcatgtgttatcaccagaatttaaccaagtctggagatgggccatgATTAAATGGGATTAGAGGAtatgcatggaaaatattcccgaaccggccttgtacaagaagtttgggcaagatttcccgtgtatctgtaaattatagtaggttacgtgtcggttagaatgaagagatagagtttagctcgtacacgattgggtttattcccaagttagaaagtctacggactataaatatgtatctagggttattgagaaggaggacgatcacgttcacaacaaatcaatctaggcacatcgccaccccttgtttcgagggtttctcccgggtaagcaacatgctgcctagatcgcatcttgtgatctaggcagtatcagtttattcgttgttggtgttgctcgtgctgaagcctttttgatggcgagcaacacccttatcttaggtgttttggggttgatgacaatgctttcacgatgtacttgtttagctacgcttcccctcgatatctagctgcccttacacctattttaggtgtaagggcaacatcttgcttgttcattatttagtagatctaatccgttatagtttctccttgttcttcaaggattggtttgatatccgtatggttaggccttataaacgggttgaaggatccggtagtgcgtaaggtgtggtttattaagctctagagggattgttccggggatcaacttcacgttggtttttaggcctctttagggctggttttccatcatcttacgtatctgctaggctcaattacgcataggatgttccgattatacggtgaaaaccctagactatcgtagattagtttagcttgatattgataaagcatgatccccatgtccttataaatctaacatgaaccatggggcaatcggctctttgagccgatccacgaaacaacttaagagccgatcggggctcgtatttaatgtttacgtgtttgccatgcaggaaactagtcgaagcaaaccatcaccttcctgaccaggtataggtcaggtggcacgccctcgtaagcaccaggacgtgtgccagaaggcattgcgggccgtcgcccgagggaccagggtcaaccgcaatcctgggagcctcccggctctactgtgttgcccgtcgctgctcgccggtgggtttctgaccgcaacagtttgcttcaaacaaccttgctagcctagccttgtattgagaggaattcttctcgtgcatccaaatccttgagccaataaccatgccatttgtgtccaccatacctacctactacatggtatttctccgccatttcaaagtacattacttgagtgctacctttaaaatttctattctttacctctgcaatacatagctcatgggaaagtagccttaaaaactattgtggtgaagaatatgtacttatgtgtcttatttcttaataagttgcttgttgagcggtaaccatgtttctggggacgccatcaactcttttacctttgttgaatatcatgtgagttgctatgcatgttcgtcttgtctgaagtaagggcgattttcatgatcatatggtttgagtatgcatattgttagagaagaacattgggccgctaactaaagccatgatccatggtggaagtttcagtttggacaactaatcctcaatctcttatgagaatattaactgttgttgaatgcttatgcattaaagaggagtccattatctgttgtctatgttgtcccggtatggatgtctaagttgagaataatcaaaagcgagaaatccaatgcgagctttctccttagacctttgtacaggcggcatagaggtacccctttgtgacacttggttgaaacatatgctatgtaatgataatccgtgttaatccaagctaattaggacaaggtgcgagcactattagtatactatgcatgaggcttgcaacttataggatatcttatacataacacatatgctttattactaccgttgacaaaattgtttcttgttttcaaaatgaaaagctctagcacaaatatagtaatcaatgcttccctctgcgaagggcctatcttctactttattgttgagtcagtttgcctattctttctattttagaagcaaacactcgtatcaactgtgtgcattgattcttacatgtttacctattgcacttgttatattactttgtgttgacaattatccatgagatatacatgttgaagttgaaagcaaccgctgaaacttatatcttcctttgtgttgctttaatgcatttactttgaacttattgctttatgagtaactcttatgcaagtcttattgatgcttgtcttgaaagtattattcatgaaaagtctttgctatatgattcatttgtttactcattatcttcatcattgcttcgaatcgctgcattcatctcatatgctttacaatagtatgatcaagattatgatagcatgtcacttcagaaattatctttgttatcgtttacctactcgagggcgagtaggaactaagcttggggatgcttgatacgtcccaaacgtatctataattttttatgttccatgctacttttatgatgatactcacatgttttatacacattatatgtcatatttatgcattttccggcactaacctattgacgagatgccgaagagccgattggttgttttctgctgtttttggtttcagaaatcctagtaaggaaatattctcggaattggacgaaatcaacgcccaggggcctatttttccacgaagcttccagaaatccgagggagagacgaagtggggccacggggcgccgacacaataaggcggcgcggccaagggggcccgcgccaccctactgtgtggcccccctgtcaggcatccgactccgcccttccgcctacttaaagtcttcgtcgcgaaacccccagtaccgagagccatgatacggaaaaccttccagagacgccgccgccgccaatcccatctcgggggattcaggagatcacctccggcaccctgccggagaggggaatcatctcccggaggtctcttcatcgccatgatcgcctccggatcgatgtgtgagtagttcacccctggactatgggtccataacagtagctagatggttgtcttctcctcattgtgctatcatgttagatcttgtgagctgcctatcatgatcaagatcatctatttgtaatccttcatgttgtgtttgttgggatccgatgaatattgaatactatgtcaagttgattgtcaatctatcatatatgttattcatgttcttgcatgctctccgttgctagtagaggctctggccaagttgatacttgtgactccaagagggggtatttatgctcgatagtgggttcatgcctccattaaatctgggacgatggacgaaagttctaaggttgtggatgtgcttgttgccactagggataaaacatcgatgctttgtctaagaatatttgtgttgattacattacgcaccatacttaatgcaattgtccgttgtttgcaacttaataccggaggggttcggatgataactctgaaggtgaactttttaggcatagatgcatgtctggatagcggtctatgtactttgtcgtaatgccccgattaaatctcatagtactcatcatgatatatgtatgtgcattgttatgccttctttatttgtcaattgcctaactgtaatttgttcacccaacatctgtttatcttatgggagagacaccactagtgaactgtggaccccggtcctattctttacatctgaaatacaatctactgcaattgttctttactgttcttcgcaaataatcatcatcttccacacaatacatctaatcctttgtttacagcaagccggtgagattgacaacctcactgttacgttggggcaaagtactatgattgtgttgtgcaggttccacgttggcgccggaatccctggtgttgcgccgcactacactccgccaccatcaaccttcaacgtgcttcttggctcctactggttcgataaccttggtttcttactgagggaaaacttgctgctgtgcgcatcacaccttcctcttggggttcccaacggacgtgtcaactacgcgcatcacGTCACCATGTTGTATGCATCCACCATCACACATCTGATGCTGATACCTCGTTTCATCTGGAACAACCGCTGCTACGTCAACTTGGAGGGGAGTCGCGTAGCCCCAAGCGCCAAAAGTCGAAGCCCCCTCCTCGTAGGCCAAGCCTTAGGGCGTCGCCTGCTACCATGAGGAACGACTCCGGGGCTGTTGCGCCGCGCCAGGAGGCCAAGCCTTTCACACCGAGAGTAGCACCACATGAGGAAGAGGTTGTACCGCCCGACCAGGCTTAACCCGACGGCGTCCTCCGGGGAaggcaagggggggggggggttagggGCGGTGACGTTAGGGTTCACCTGAGCAGCCCCAAGGAGAAACGTGGGCGCGGTTTTGTTTCCCGTCCCACGAAGCAATTCATTCGTTGCAGCCATTGTGATTGTCTTTCTTTTGATGACTTGGTGTTTGTGGTGTGTCACCCTTGTTTCCAATGTTGAAGAGGGAATTAACGTGAGTGTTCGGAAAATAAAATCCAGGATCCAAAGTGTTCCATGCGTATCCATAAGTCATCAATTTAATAAATATAATATAAATTGTATAAGATAGAAATTATAGTATTAGAAAGTATAGCATTTAaagtttttatttcgtttttgttggtatatgttttgtaatatATAACTTCTACTGCTCCGTTCCATAATTTTTATCCTGATTTGGATATATTTAGACACATTTGTTTTATAGATACATACGACAAGCATTATGGTACGGGAAAGAGTACGTTAGCCAAATTGATGATCTCGATACGCTTAGGATCTGTACACTCGACGGAGTAGAAGATTCAAGCATTTGCATACTGAACAAGGTCGATGTTTGCCTACTGATCCAGTAATTTGCAAcagatttgatgcatacttgacaGTATACTCCACAGTTTGGGCGGATAAAAAGGAAGTGTTGACATTATGCAACAAAATGTTGACATTTTGCCAGCAAGAAAAAAGAAGTGGTGTGCATAAGATCGTGATGGGGCATAATTCATTCCAATATTCCACGGATCATGCATGTTTCTGAACACAAGAATGGCAAATACTAGACGATGGAGATGCAGGAAAACAGAAGCTAGTAAATTACAGTTCTCAATTCTCTACTACTAAGATGGGTAATCTTATCCCTAATTTACTGTCATCGTGTAGTAAACTCTCAAGCTGGCAAAGACTATGCAGACAACAGTCCCTAAAACCTTTTACTGTTGGGCTAAAAGTAAATCACCTGCCTGGGCTGCGGCGTATGCTGTTGCTCCTCAAAACGCGGCGGATGCTGTGGCGGCACCGGGGGAGGTGCGGACTGCCTCATCCAGCCCCAGGGTGGCGGCGGCCGCTGGTGGTGCTGCATATGTGGCGGTGCCCGTCGCGGCGGTGCAAGCGGCCAGCGCCATGGCGCTTGCTGCGGCGGCAGCACTGAGGGCGCGCCCGGGCACGGTGCAGGATTGGACAGCGGCACCGTCGGTCGCCAGAGTGGTCGCGGTCCTGCAGGCTGAAGATGATGCTTGAACGTAGGCGGCGCTCCAgggcctggcggcggcggcacctGGGACGAACCGAAGCCTACTGGTGGGGTAGGGAGCAGCGGCGAGACGAAGCGTGCCGGTGGCGCAGAGAGCGGCGCCAATGTAGGCCGGCTCCAGCGCGGTGGCAGAGACGAGCTGGagtctggtggtggtggcgagcCGGAGCCTGGTGGCGGGGGCGAGTCGATGCCTGGTggtggtggcgaggagaggatcgGCTCCAACTTAGGCTGGCGACGGCACGGCGACGAAGGCGGAGGAGGCACCATGGTCTGTG
Coding sequences:
- the LOC124680701 gene encoding vegetative cell wall protein gp1-like, which encodes MGRPKKGPLTLEKYHRFFLDPWSTGFTNEQLNSIILMHGFTKLHRFTKRRIMEHLVGQVDLQPPRRSTLHTEARLSAASIVAAQAVADVAAIGWTECPIGCVAVFAGFGEDPPEPLEPVPRPADHVLSLAVRRARSKRTRGSAYPRHAASEKGKVKEEEEKGEIWRPPPSTTPLRVRSSIPPASPPSSPRPQTMVPPPPSSPCRRQPKLEPILSSPPPPGIDSPPPPGSGSPPPPDSSSSLPPRWSRPTLAPLSAPPARFVSPLLPTPPVGFGSSQVPPPPGPGAPPTFKHHLQPAGPRPLWRPTVPLSNPAPCPGAPSVLPPQQAPWRWPLAPPRRAPPHMQHHQRPPPPWGWMRQSAPPPVPPQHPPRFEEQQHTPQPRQ